In Juglans regia cultivar Chandler chromosome 13, Walnut 2.0, whole genome shotgun sequence, the following proteins share a genomic window:
- the LOC109008085 gene encoding putative fasciclin-like arabinogalactan protein 20, whose translation MASRVHLLLSLILFSLFSLSSPLSSETIFDAVKILADSGYVSMSLTLEAISKSTLLTNSTSLTIFAPSDPAFIHSGQPSLSLLQYHFSPLLSPLQTLRSLPNAAKIPTLFVGHSLTVTTSPTDDGISLNNIKITRSPIFNQGFLVIFGVDEFFHPDFEVSVPVKSPEPNLGCGFPTANDTTSFSGTSSFGKVSGLLGCSGYSVMSEFLNGFCFFWLSDILMAS comes from the coding sequence ATGGCTTCCCGAGTACACCTCCTCCTCTCTCTAAttctcttctccctcttctctctctcctctccgcTCTCCTCTGAGACCATCTTCGATGCCGTCAAGATCCTTGCCGACTCCGGCTACGTCTCCATGTCCCTAACTCTTGAGGCCATCTCCAAAAGTACTCTCCTCACGAACTCTACCTCTCTCACCATCTTCGCTCCCTCCGACCCCGCCTTCATTCACTCCGGCCAgccatctctctccctcctccaaTACCACTTCTCTCCTCTCCTTTCGCCCCTCCAAACTCTCAGATCGCTTCCCAATGCAGCCAAGATCCCGACATTGTTTGTGGGTCACTCGCTCACTGTCACCACGTCCCCTACTGATGATGGAATTTCGTTAAACAACATCAAGATTACCCGGTCTCCCATATTTAATCAGGGGTTCTTGGTTATCTTCGGAGTCGACGAGTTCTTTCACCCGGATTTTGAGGTTTCGGTGCCGGTAAAAAGCCCAGAGCCCAATCTTGGATGTGGGTTCCCAACGGCAAATGATACAACCAGTTTTTCAGGGACTAGTTCGTTTGGCAAAGTGAGTGGGCTCTTGGGGTGCAGTGGGTACTCTGTAATGTCTGAGTTTCTTAATGGTTTCTGCTTTTTCTGGCTAAGTGATATCTTGATGGCTTCTTGA
- the LOC109007607 gene encoding protein PIN-LIKES 2-like: protein MSRYLTELYQNNMKSSGEDLLTAIIPLMKLLSLTAIGLVLAHPKTHIIPRATFKLLSKLVFALFLPCLIFTELGERTTLENFAQWWFIPINVLISTAIGCFLGYLVVIICRPPPQFKRFTIIMTAFGNTGNLPLAIVASVCHTADNPFGPHCHSRGVAYVSFSSWVSVILAYTLVYHMMEPPLEYYEIIEEGVEIEEEQAVNDASRPLLVEAEWPGIEDKETEHSKIPFIARIFQSISNVSESSIPDIEVSGEGGANIPRSIRCLAEPKVFRRIRIVAKQTPIRHILQPPMIASLLAIIIGTVPQLKAFFFGYDAPLSFVTDSLEILGGAMVPPVMLMLGGMLAEGPIDSTLGLRTTVGISIARLLVLPVLGIGIVALSDKMNLLVQGDAMYRFVLLLQYTMPSAILLGAIASLRGYAVGEASALLFWQHVFALLSLSLFIVIYFKIISYV, encoded by the coding sequence ATGTCGCGTTACTTGACTGAgctatatcaaaataatatgaagtCTAGTGGTGAAGATTTGCTAACTGCAATAATCCCTTTGATGAAGCTCCTTTCCCTCACGGCTATCGGTCTGGTTCTTGCCCACCCAAAAACCCATATAATCCCGAGAGCGACATTTAAGCTCCTCAGCAAGCTTGTTTTTGCTCTGTTCTTGCCGTGCCTAATCTTTACCGAACTTGGTGAAAGGACTACACTTGAGAACTTTGCTCAGTGGTGGTTTATACCCATTAATGTGTTGATCAGTACGGCTATTGGTTGTTTCCTTGGGTACTTAGTCGTGATTATTTGCCGCCCACCTCCACAGTTTAAAAGATTCACCATTATCATGACTGCATTTGGCAATACCGGAAATCTCCCTCTTGCCATTGTTGCATCTGTTTGTCACACTGCGGATAACCCATTTGGACCCCATTGTCATTCGAGAGGGGTGGCTTATGTCTCTTTTTCTTCCTGGGTTTCTGTGATTCTTGCTTATACACTTGTGTATCACATGATGGAGCCTCCATTGGAGTATTATGAGATTATTGAAGAAGGGGTTGAGATTGAGGAAGAGCAAGCAGTTAATGATGCCAGTAGGCCTCTCCTTGTTGAGGCTGAATGGCCGGGTATTGAGGATAAAGAAACTGAGCATTCCAAGATACCCTTTATTGCTAGAATTTTCCAAAGCATATCAAATGTTTCAGAGTCTTCTATTCCTGATATTGAGGTTTCGGGAGAAGGTGGTGCAAACATCCCCAGGTCCATTAGATGTTTGGCTGAGCCTAAAGTCTTCAGGAGGATCAGAATTGTTGCCAAGCAAACGCCAATACGGCACATACTTCAACCCCCAATGATTGCTTCTTTGTTAGCTATCATCATTGGCACAGTGCCTCAGCTAAAGGCTTTTTTCTTTGGATATGATGCTCCACTATCTTTTGTCACAGACAGTTTAGAGATTTTAGGTGGTGCAATGGTGCCTCCTGTGATGCTTATGCTTGGAGGTATGCTTGCAGAGGGACCAATAGATTCTACACTTGGGCTTCGAACGACAGTTGGTATAAGCATTGCAAGGCTCTTAGTGCTTCCCGTGCTTGGAATCGGTATAGTAGCGTTATCTGACAAGATGAATCTTCTGGTCCAGGGTGATGCAATGTACAGATTTGTTCTTTTGTTGCAGTACACAATGCCAAGTGCCATTTTGTTGGGAGCAATTGCCAGCTTGAGGGGATATGCGGTTGGTGAGGCTTCAGCACTTCTCTTCTGGCAGCATGTGTTTGCCCTCCTCTCTCTTTCATTGTTTATTgtgatttatttcaaaataatctcatatgtttGA
- the LOC109007616 gene encoding beta-glucuronosyltransferase GlcAT14A-like, protein MGAEKRWLFTLFAAALFSVLLLLLLTSVSSFSSPKPFPSIVHHGAHYTPAFAYYISGGRGDGNRILRLLLSVYHPRNRYLLHLAVEASDEERRRLAASVRSVPAIRAFGNVDVVGKPDRLTYMGSSNIASTLRAAAILLRMDGGWNWFITLSAMDYPLLTQDDLSHVFSSVSRDANFIDYTSDLGWKEAQRFQPIVVDPALYLARRSQIFHATEKRKTPDAFKVFTGSPWVILSRSFLEFCILGWDNLPRMLLMYFTNVVLSQEGYFHSVVCNSPEFMNTTVNSDLRYMIWDNPPKMEPLFLNSSDFDQMVQSGAAFARQFHKDDPVLNMVDAKILKRGRYQAVPGAWCSGRRSWMMDPCSQWGDVNVLKPGPQAKKFEESITNLLDDWNSHTNQCK, encoded by the exons ATGGGAGCTGAGAAGAGATGGTTGTTCACGCTCTTCGCTGCCGCATTGTTCTCTGTTCTCCTTCTCTTGTTGCTCACTTCTGTCTCTTCCTTCAGCTCCCCAAAGCCCTTCCCTTCTATCGTACACCACGGTGCGCACTATACGCCCGCCTTCGCCTACTACATCTCTGGCGGCCGCGGAGACGGGAACCGGATCCTCCGCCTCTTGCTATCCGTCTACCACCCGCGCAACCGGTACCTCTTGCACCTCGCGGTTGAGGCCTCCGACGAGGAGAGACGCCGACTGGCCGCGTCTGTCAGGTCCGTGCCAGCGATTCGGGCTTTCGGAAATGTGGACGTGGTGGGCAAGCCCGATCGTCTTACCTACATGGGCTCCTCGAATATCGCTTCCACGCTTCGCGCCGCGGCGATACTGTTGAGAATGGATGGTGGGTGGAATTGGTTTATTACTTTGAGCGCAATGGATTACCCTCTTCTTACTCAGGATG ATCTGTCCCACGTGTTTTCTTCTGTCAGTAGAGACGCCAATTTCATTGATTACACCAGTGACCTTGGATGGAAAGA AGCTCAAAGGTTTCAGCCTATTGTAGTCGATCCAGCTTTATACTTGGCCCGAAGGAGTCAAATTTTTCATGCTACAGAGAAGCGGAAAACACCAGATGCTTTCAAAGTATTCACAG GTTCCCCATGGGTGATTCTGAGCAGATCCTTTTTGGAATTTTGTATACTTGGTTGGGATAACCTACCCCGAATGCTTCTCATGTATTTTACCAATGTGGTTTTGTCCCAAGAAGGATATTTTCATTCTGTCGTTTGCAATTCACCAGAGTTTATGAACACCACTGTGAACAGTGATTTGAGATATATGATCTGGGATAATCCCCCAAAGATGGAACCACTCTTTCTCAATAGCTCtgattttgatcaaatggttCAAAGTGGAGCTGCTTTTGCAAGACAATTCCATAAAGATGATCCAGTGCTGAACATGGTTGATGCCAAGATTCTAAAGCGTGGGCGTTATCAAGCTGTCCCAGGGGCTTGGTGCTCTGGGCGGAGGAGCTGGATGATGGATCCTTGCTCCCAGTGGGGTGATGTCAATGTCCTGAAGCCTGGGCCTCAAGCAAAGAAGTTTGAAGAGTCCATCACGAACCTTCTTGATGACTGGAATTCACACACAAATCAGTGCAAATGA
- the LOC109008072 gene encoding uncharacterized protein LOC109008072 isoform X2, whose protein sequence is MKVILVPGLFSFLLLASLSSISALPRNGLHSDSLKSIIGQENLGPWKNGISEAAQAPGPASDDATQSTLTLAANRTNRLDILRGFRRYRGGWDIANRHYWASVGFTGAPAFVLAVLWFISFGLCLVVHHCCGWRINIKGKESHHSQRICLILLIAFTCAAAIGCILLSVGQDEFHGEVLRTLNYVVNQSDYTVKTLRNVTEYLSLAKNISVAQVFLPSDVMDDIDKLNVDLNTAADTLTEKTSTNSVKIKKVFNAVRSALITVAAVMFLLALIGLILSILGHKHAIHIFIISGWLLIAITFVLCGVFVVLNNTVSDTCMAMEEWVEFPHAETALSNILPCVDQRTTNQTLAQSKKVINQIVNVVNEFIYTYADTNPSQDNSYYYNQSGPLMPPLCYPYDSQLQDRMCGPQEVSVANASAVWKSYTCEVSAYGLCTTAGRVTPNIYTQLVAAVNESYALEHYTPPLLNLQDCNFVRDTFRIITISYCPPLGHYIKIVNAGLGMISVGVLLCLVLWILYANRPQREEVFVKLSLQIKGSRTYKNCFSYNRNHGAPVSNPSSEV, encoded by the exons ATGAAGGTAATCTTGGTTCCTGGgcttttttccttcttgttgTTGGCCTCTCTGAGCTCGATTTCAGCTCTGCCTCGCAATGGACTCCATTCGGATTCTCTCAAGTCCATTATAG GACAAGAGAATTTGGGGCCATGGAAGAATGGAATATCGGAGGCTGCACAAGCTCCAGGGCCTGCTAGCGATGATGCCACTCAGAGCACGCTTACTTTGGCGGCAAACCGGACGAATAGGCTGGACATTCTTCGTGGGTTTCGGCGCTACCGAGGTGGCTGGGACATTGCCAATCGCCATTACTGGGCT TCTGTTGGGTTCACCGGTGCTCCTGCTTTCGTTCTTGCTGTCCTATGGTTTATTTCTTTCGGCTTGTGTCTTGTGGTTCATCATTGCTGTGGTTGGAGGataaacataaaaggaaaagaatcgCACCACTCACAAAGAATTTGTCTTATTCTGCTTATAGCATTCACCTGTGCTGCAGC GATTGGATGCATCCTTCTTTCTGTTGGGCAGGATGAATTTCATGGTGAAGTTTTGCGAACTTTGAACTATGTTGTAAACCAGTCAGACTACACTGTGAAGACCCTAAGAAATGTCACAGAATATCTATCACTAGCAAAAAATATTAGTGTGGCCCAGGTGTTCCTTCCTTCTGATGTCATGGATGATATTGACAAATTGAATGTGGATCTCAATACTGCAGCAGATACACTGACAGAGAAGACAAGTACAAATTCTGTCAAAATAAAGAAAGTCTTCAATGCTGT GCGTTCTGCTTTAATAACTGTGGCAGCTGTAATGTTTCTCCTGGCTCTGATTGGTCTTA TCCTGTCTATCCTTGGGCACAAACATGCAATCCATAT ATTCATAATAAGTGGTTGGTTGCTCATTGCGATTACATTTGTGCTTTGTGGAGTTTTTGTAGTCCTCAACAA TACAGTTTCTGACACCTGTATGGCCATGGAGGAGTGGGTAGAATTTCCACATGCAGAAACGGCTCTTAGCAACATCCTTCCATGTGTTGACCAAAGAACAACAAACCAAACACTTGCGCAGAGTAAAAAAGTTATCAATCAAATTGTAAATGTTGTCAATGAATTTATCTATACATATGCAGACACAAATCCCTCCCAGGACAattcttattattacaatcagTCTGGTCCTCTGATGCCACCACTATGTTATCCATATGACTCTCAGCTGCAAGATCGCATGTGTGGGCCTCAGGAGGTGTCTGTGGCAAATGCTTCTGCG GTATGGAAGAGCTATACTTGTGAAGTATCGGCATATGGTCTGTGCACCACTGCTGGGAGGGTAACGCCAAACATCTACACACAGTTGGTGGCTGCAGTTAACGAGAGCTATGCACTCGAGCACTACACGCCACCTTTACTTAACCTCCAGGATTGTAATTTTGTCAGGGACACTTTCAGAATAATTACCATAAGCTACTGCCCTCCGCTGGGACATTATATCAAGATAGTGAATGCCGGGTTGGGCATGATATCGGTTGGAGTCTTGCTCTGCCTTGTTCTTTGGATACTCTATGCAAACCGCCCCCAAAGGGAGGAAGTGTTTGTCAAGCTATCCTTACAAATAAAAGGAAGCAGGACTTACAAGAACTGTTTTAGTTATAACAGGAATCATGGGGCACCAGTATCAAATCCATCAAGTGAAGTGTAG
- the LOC109008098 gene encoding ELL-associated factor 1, whose translation MAKNSKEEPKTAPQSDRWYNLTLGSSFKTDSSNKYCTFRYEFKPASIDKKKPGSLHKTKENRVSVEFQNNQLGKPKVTFEGSSEEYKEHDAVLFFDGQTFRLERLHRAVNKLRHLRQPGESAAAGSSSVSAQSVPEPRLSPVGKAAKPANFSRSTSHSVPVEVERIDIGKPENPGAKHTGKRIADYPSDPPNVSMASPAPKNDEVEEHQDIDIDDLFGSGTPEDEPVTEEKDNVAVDINVPHHNESDEEIADVDDSDDEVDKGPNAAEALRAQVNAEEREKHASSYSSSGSGSRSSGSGSGSSSSSSSDSERSDEDEVTSI comes from the exons ATGGCGAAAAACTCCAAAGAAGAGCCCAAGACCGCTCCTCAGTCCGATCGCTGGTACAATCTAACCTTAGGCTCCTCCTTCAAAACAGATTCCTCCAACAAATACTGCACCTTCCGAT ATGAATTCAAACCGGCTTCGATCGATAAGAAGAAGCCAGGATCGCTGCACAAGACCAAGGAAAATAGGGTTTCTGTGGAATTCCAGAACAATCAATTGGGAAAACCCAAAGTCACTTTCGAGGGAAGCAGTGAGGAGTACAAGGAACACGACGCCGTTCTGTTCTTCGATGGCCAGACTTTCCGATTGGAACGGCTTCATCGGGCCGTTAATAAGCTCCGGCACCTTCGGCAGCCCGGTGAATCCGCGGCTGCTGGCTCTTCCAGCGTGTCCGCGCAGTCGGTTCCAGAACCGAGGTTATCTCCGGTTGGGAAGGCTGCAAAGCCAGCAAATTTTAGTAGAAGCACATCTCACTCTGTACCG GTTGAGGTGGAACGAATTGATATTGGCAAGCCAGAGAATCCAG GTGCAAAACATACGGGTAAACGGATTGCTGATTATCCATCTGATCCCCCAAACGTCTCCATGGCTTCACCAGCCCCTAAGAATGATGAAGTTGAGGAACATCAAGATATAGATATTGATGATCTTTTTGGTAGTGGAACCCCTGAAGATGAACCTGTTACTGAAGAAAAAGACAACGTTGCAGTTGATATCAATGTACCACATCACAATGAGTCTGACGAGGAGATTGCTGATGTAGATGATAGTGATGATGAGGTGGACAAGGGGCCCAATGCTGCAGAAGCACTTAGAGCCCAGGTGAATGCcgaagagagggagaagcatGCTTCTAGTTATAGTAGTAGCGGGAGTGGAAGCAGAAGTAGCGGGAGTGGAAgtggcagcagcagcagcagcagcagtgaCAGTGAACGaagtgatgaagatgaggttACCTCTATATAA
- the LOC109008072 gene encoding uncharacterized protein LOC109008072 isoform X1, with product MKVILVPGLFSFLLLASLSSISALPRNGLHSDSLKSIIVVNVGQENLGPWKNGISEAAQAPGPASDDATQSTLTLAANRTNRLDILRGFRRYRGGWDIANRHYWASVGFTGAPAFVLAVLWFISFGLCLVVHHCCGWRINIKGKESHHSQRICLILLIAFTCAAAIGCILLSVGQDEFHGEVLRTLNYVVNQSDYTVKTLRNVTEYLSLAKNISVAQVFLPSDVMDDIDKLNVDLNTAADTLTEKTSTNSVKIKKVFNAVRSALITVAAVMFLLALIGLILSILGHKHAIHIFIISGWLLIAITFVLCGVFVVLNNTVSDTCMAMEEWVEFPHAETALSNILPCVDQRTTNQTLAQSKKVINQIVNVVNEFIYTYADTNPSQDNSYYYNQSGPLMPPLCYPYDSQLQDRMCGPQEVSVANASAVWKSYTCEVSAYGLCTTAGRVTPNIYTQLVAAVNESYALEHYTPPLLNLQDCNFVRDTFRIITISYCPPLGHYIKIVNAGLGMISVGVLLCLVLWILYANRPQREEVFVKLSLQIKGSRTYKNCFSYNRNHGAPVSNPSSEV from the exons ATGAAGGTAATCTTGGTTCCTGGgcttttttccttcttgttgTTGGCCTCTCTGAGCTCGATTTCAGCTCTGCCTCGCAATGGACTCCATTCGGATTCTCTCAAGTCCATTATAG TTGTGAATGTAGGACAAGAGAATTTGGGGCCATGGAAGAATGGAATATCGGAGGCTGCACAAGCTCCAGGGCCTGCTAGCGATGATGCCACTCAGAGCACGCTTACTTTGGCGGCAAACCGGACGAATAGGCTGGACATTCTTCGTGGGTTTCGGCGCTACCGAGGTGGCTGGGACATTGCCAATCGCCATTACTGGGCT TCTGTTGGGTTCACCGGTGCTCCTGCTTTCGTTCTTGCTGTCCTATGGTTTATTTCTTTCGGCTTGTGTCTTGTGGTTCATCATTGCTGTGGTTGGAGGataaacataaaaggaaaagaatcgCACCACTCACAAAGAATTTGTCTTATTCTGCTTATAGCATTCACCTGTGCTGCAGC GATTGGATGCATCCTTCTTTCTGTTGGGCAGGATGAATTTCATGGTGAAGTTTTGCGAACTTTGAACTATGTTGTAAACCAGTCAGACTACACTGTGAAGACCCTAAGAAATGTCACAGAATATCTATCACTAGCAAAAAATATTAGTGTGGCCCAGGTGTTCCTTCCTTCTGATGTCATGGATGATATTGACAAATTGAATGTGGATCTCAATACTGCAGCAGATACACTGACAGAGAAGACAAGTACAAATTCTGTCAAAATAAAGAAAGTCTTCAATGCTGT GCGTTCTGCTTTAATAACTGTGGCAGCTGTAATGTTTCTCCTGGCTCTGATTGGTCTTA TCCTGTCTATCCTTGGGCACAAACATGCAATCCATAT ATTCATAATAAGTGGTTGGTTGCTCATTGCGATTACATTTGTGCTTTGTGGAGTTTTTGTAGTCCTCAACAA TACAGTTTCTGACACCTGTATGGCCATGGAGGAGTGGGTAGAATTTCCACATGCAGAAACGGCTCTTAGCAACATCCTTCCATGTGTTGACCAAAGAACAACAAACCAAACACTTGCGCAGAGTAAAAAAGTTATCAATCAAATTGTAAATGTTGTCAATGAATTTATCTATACATATGCAGACACAAATCCCTCCCAGGACAattcttattattacaatcagTCTGGTCCTCTGATGCCACCACTATGTTATCCATATGACTCTCAGCTGCAAGATCGCATGTGTGGGCCTCAGGAGGTGTCTGTGGCAAATGCTTCTGCG GTATGGAAGAGCTATACTTGTGAAGTATCGGCATATGGTCTGTGCACCACTGCTGGGAGGGTAACGCCAAACATCTACACACAGTTGGTGGCTGCAGTTAACGAGAGCTATGCACTCGAGCACTACACGCCACCTTTACTTAACCTCCAGGATTGTAATTTTGTCAGGGACACTTTCAGAATAATTACCATAAGCTACTGCCCTCCGCTGGGACATTATATCAAGATAGTGAATGCCGGGTTGGGCATGATATCGGTTGGAGTCTTGCTCTGCCTTGTTCTTTGGATACTCTATGCAAACCGCCCCCAAAGGGAGGAAGTGTTTGTCAAGCTATCCTTACAAATAAAAGGAAGCAGGACTTACAAGAACTGTTTTAGTTATAACAGGAATCATGGGGCACCAGTATCAAATCCATCAAGTGAAGTGTAG
- the LOC109007598 gene encoding probable ribose-5-phosphate isomerase 2, whose protein sequence is MAIPYPPHFIGSEKSAMETGILVPSSPSSATLSPVILTQDELKKIAAYKAVEYVESGMVLGLGTGSTAKHAVDRIAELLRQGKLHSIVGIPTSKKTHDQAVSLGIPLSDLDAHPVVDLAIDGADEVDPFLNLVKGRGGSLLREKMVESSCRKFVVIVDESKLVKHLGASGLAMPVEIVPFCWKFTAQRLQTLFEDSGCVAQLRTSVENGEPFVTDNRNYIVDLYFKKDIGDLKAASDEILRLAGVVEHGMFLDMATTVIVAGELGVTVKNKPK, encoded by the coding sequence ATGGCCATCCCTTATCCTCCTCATTTTATTGGTTCAGAGAAGTCTGCCATGGAGACGGGGATTCTCGTCCCTTCTTCTCCATCATCTGCTACACTCTCTCCGGTTATTCTGACCCAGGACGAGCTCAAGAAGATTGCCGCATACAAGGCCGTGGAGTACGTGGAGTCCGGCATGGTCCTCGGACTCGGCACCGGCTCCACTGCCAAGCACGCAGTAGACCGCATCGCTGAGCTATTGCGCCAAGGCAAGCTCCACAGTATCGTCGGCATCCCCACGTCGAAGAAAACCCACGATCAAGCCGTTTCCCTCGGCATCCCTCTATCTGATCTCGACGCGCATCCTGTCGTCGACCTCGCCATCGACGGCGCCGACGAGGTCGACCCCTTCCTTAACCTCGTCAAGGGCCGCGGTGGATCCCTCCTCCGCGAGAAAATGGTGGAGAGCTCTTGCCGGAAGTTCGTCGTCATTGTGGATGAGTCCAAGCTCGTTAAGCATCTGGGTGCTAGTGGGCTCGCCATGCCGGTCGAGATAGTACCCTTTTGTTGGAAGTTCACCGCGCAGAGGCTGCAGACCCTGTTTGAGGACTCGGGTTGCGTTGCCCAGCTCAGGACTTCAGTCGAAAACGGAGAACCCTTTGTGACAGATAATAGGAATTACATTGTGGATTTGTATTTTAAGAAGGATATTGGGGATTTGAAGGCCGCGAGCGATGAGATTTTGAGGCTAGCTGGTGTTGTGGAGCACGGGATGTTCCTTGACATGGCCACAACGGTGATTGTGGCCGGGGAGCTCGGCGTCACGGTCAAGAATAAGCCCAAGTGA